A genome region from Mercenaria mercenaria strain notata chromosome 11, MADL_Memer_1, whole genome shotgun sequence includes the following:
- the LOC123532458 gene encoding calcitonin gene-related peptide type 1 receptor-like, with protein MMKGIIFISVWICLVLKFLCLAQQCRSKFGIFKPEDFALHACVWCYYFLYPEYVLKPHPYQDYLVLFTNSSQYPIYSKFRADIYNITSVNIICSTLTSDECDRWKLCCETSHDCCQRQQSTQSVDLNETCSPTWDGYGCWDQGTPGQTSHISCPVFLQFAVPTKSALKECQPDGSWFKRDELEWTDYTPCLNYQELKTTIYISLGCQIASLICLIPSVIIFFQFRALIHQHRIRLHINFFISFILSGTFIIVWNTTVTYDRITNTNVSDTLLYKNSAQCKLLSFLKLYFTSTNFAWMFCEGFYLYRLIVNAFSPPKRLLPFYILGWGIPLLFTSVYAIVRLTQANESCWAESIGNKEWIIYTPNLFCLAANVFFLCSILRILLTQLQVHPNEPSNFRKALKATFVLIPLFGVQLVVTIYRMPPESSGSLHYERFNEFVTNSQGMCVALFFCLCNGEVTSLVMHSLRRRRDTMYIGSKKEHTAISMNNTVTSRYHSTTDKGSPSKTLILCYKKRNGETTSF; from the exons ATGATGAAgggaattatttttatttctgtatggATTTGTCTTGTCTTGAAG tttctatGTCTGGCTCAACAATGCAGAAGCaagtttggaatatttaaacCGGAAGACTTTGCCCTCCACGCATGCGTATGGTGCTACTACTTCCTGTATCCGGAATATGTGTTAAAGCCACACCCATATCAGGATTATCTCGTACTTTTCACAAATAGCTCACAATATCCTATATACTCTAAATTCAGAGCGgatatttataacataacatcAGTTAATATTATTTGCTCAACTTTAACCTCAGACGAATGTGACAGATGGAAACTGTGTTGTGAAACATCACATGACTGTTGCCAACGTCAACAAAGCACACAGAGCGTAGATTTAAACGAAACATGCTCACCAACATGGGATGGTTATGGTTGCTGGGATCAAGGAACACCGGGACAAACAAGTCATATATCATGTCCTGTCtttctgcagtttgcagttcctacca AATCAGCATTAAAGGAGTGCCAACCCGATGGATCTTGGTTTAAGAGGGATGAACTGGAATGGACTGACTACACACCTTGTCTGAACTACCAG GAACTAAAGACTACGATATACATCAGCCTAGGCTGTCAAATAGCAAGTCTTATTTGTCTGATTCCATCAGTCATCATCTTCTTTCAGTTTAG GGCTTTAATTCATCAGCACCGCATTCGACTTCACATCAATTTCTTCATCAGTTTTATTCTCAGTGGAACATTTATTATCGTCTGGAACACTACAGTGACTTATGACAGGATTACCAACACCAACGTGTCTGATACACTGCTGTATAAAAACTCC GCTCAGTGCAAGCTGCTGTCATTTCTAAAATTGTATTTTACAAGTACAAACTTTGCTTGGATGTTCTGCGAAGGTTTCTACCTGTACAGATTAATTGTCAATGCATTTTCTCCTCCAAAGAGATTGTTGCCATTCTATATCCTGGGATGGG gtATTCCTCTGCTTTTTACAAGTGTGTATGCCATAGTGAGATTAACTCAAGCAAACGAAAG CTGTTGGGCCGAAAGTATAGGTAATAAGGAATGGATAATTTACACGCCAAATCTGTTTTGTCTGGCG gCGAACGTATTTTTCTTGTGTAGTATACTACGAATTCTGCTCACGCAACTTCAGGTGCACCCTAATGAACCAAGTAACTTCAG AAAAGCTTTAAAAGCTACTTTTGTACTGATACCATTATTCGGTGTTCAACTTGTTGTCACAATATACAGAATGCCCCCGGAGTCTTCAGGGTCTTTGCATTATGAAAGGTTTAATGAGTTTGTCACAAACTCGCAA GGAATGTGCGTAGCTTTATTTTTTTGCCTTTGTAATGGTGAG GTTACATCGTTAGTGATGCATTCCTTAAGGAGACGCCGAGATACGATGTATATTGGTTCTAAAAAAGAACACACTGCCATAAGTATGAATAATACTGTTACTTCACGATACCATTCTACCACAGACAAGGGATCCCCAAGCAAAACTCTCATTTTATGTTATAAGAAAAGAAACGGAGAGACAACCTCCTTTTGA